One window of the Triticum dicoccoides isolate Atlit2015 ecotype Zavitan chromosome 3B, WEW_v2.0, whole genome shotgun sequence genome contains the following:
- the LOC119280545 gene encoding E3 ubiquitin-protein ligase SINA-like 10: protein MHGAGPAADGRSRASPDKAAESTKKARLDLPDGHVKVDMARGGDGCAIVAAYGPREELAVRIDKRLLHCLLCTVPFKAPVFQCKAGHLACGDCVAKLPFGQCKACVDGGGFFDPCPALDAVVSSTRIVCPNAGCQRYVTYHEVAEHQTACPHTPCRCTEPGCGYIGAPQALAGHLHTVHLVPMRAVQYGKVIQLQLPVSTPRVVLLGDDNRVFLLIVGALGAGVTAVSMVCARARAVACPRFMCKMWVNLEPPSAAVVNGGRADFVLVEMHMRSSSSPGAVVVADEPTFLSVPRMYLVPAAGIGGDGAASLQVPLHIRIDKLSPWSDQIRI, encoded by the exons ATGCACGGCGCCGGCCCTGCCGCCGACGGGAGGAGCAGGGCTTCACCGGACAAGGCCGCCGAGAGTACCAAGAAGGCGCGGTTGGACCTGCCTGACGGCCACGTGAAGGTAGACATGGCAAGAGGAGGAGATGGATGCGCTATCGTCGCGGCGTATGGCCCGAGAGAGGAGCTCGCCGTGAGGATCGACAAGCGCCTGCTCCACTGCCTCCTCTGTACCGTCCCCTTCAAGGCCCCCGTCTTCCAG TGCAAAGCGGGGCACCTGGCATGCGGCGACTGCGTGGCCAAGCTGCCCTTCGGGCAGTGCAAGGCATGCGTGGACGGCGGCGGCTTCTTCGACCCCTGCCCCGCGCTGGACGCCGTCGTGTCCTCCACCAGGATCGTGTGCCCCAACGCCGGATGCCAGAGGTACGTGACCTACCACGAGGTCGCCGAGCACCAGACTGCGTGCCCGCACACGCCCTGCCGCTGCACGGAGCCGGGCTGCGGCTACATCGGCGCGCCACAGGCGCTCGCCGGGCACCTCCACACCGTCCACTTGGTGCCGATGCGCGCCGTGCAGTACGGCAAGGTCATCCAGCTCCAGCTGCCGGTGTCCACCCCGCGGGTGGTGCTCCTCGGCGACGACAATCGCGTTTTCCTCCTGATTGTGGGCGCGCTCGGCGCCGGCGTGACTGCCGTGTCCATGGTGTGCGCCAGGGCGAGGGCGGTGGCATGCCCGCGGTTCATGTGCAAGATGTGGGTCAACCTGGAGCCACCCTCGGCGGCGGTGGTGAACGGCGGCAGGGCTGACTTTGTCCTGGTGGAGATGCACATGAGGAGCAGCTCGTCGCCCGGTGCGGTGGTCGTCGCGGACGAGCCCACGTTCCTATCGGTGCCGCGGATGTACCTGGTTCCAGCAGCAGGGATTGGGGGTGATGGGGCTGCGTCCTTGCAAGTTCCCCTACACATCCGCATCGACAAGCTCTCCCCTTGGTCCGATCAGATCCGCATCTGA